A genome region from Coffea arabica cultivar ET-39 chromosome 7e, Coffea Arabica ET-39 HiFi, whole genome shotgun sequence includes the following:
- the LOC113701104 gene encoding probable LRR receptor-like serine/threonine-protein kinase At1g53440 — translation MVRLHFAEIGLDTPKNPRIKRSRVFDVEIQGKKKEKNFNIEAVAGGVNLNATLEYNDVHVRDNRLEIHLYWSGKGSPFARYRGPLISAISISPVPKRHLKLSSAIIVGIVVSSILAVILILALFWKFGWLGGKNNKNVEQKGIELFPGGVLNFQQIKAGTNSFDPKNKIGQGGFGDVYKGVLRNGTIVAVKKLSAKSKQGAKEFINEIGTSYALQHPNLIRLLGCCAEQSELLIVYEYMENNSLEQALFGKQDIFFVPQKSNLD, via the exons ATGGTGAGACTTCACTTTGCTGAAATAGGCTTGGATACGCCTAAAAATCCTAGGATCAAGAGAAGTAGAGTTTTTGATGTAGAAATCCAG ggcaagaaaaaagagaaaaatttcaaTATCGAAGCTGTTGCAGGGGGTGTGAATTTGAACGCAACCCTGGAATATAATGACGTTCATGTTCGTGACAACCGATTGGAGATTCACTTGTATTGGTCCGGAAAAGGTTCACCTTTCGCACGTTACCGTGGTCCCCTAATATCAGCTATTTCCATATCTCCCg TTCCTAAAAGGCATCTGAAACTTTCTTCTGCAATCATCGTTGGAATTGTTGTATCTTCAATACTTGCTGTTATATTAATCTTAGCTCTCTTCTGGAAGTTCGGCTGGCTTGGTGGAAAAAATAATAAGAATGTCG AACAAAAAGGTATCGAGCTATTCCCTGGAGGGGTTTTGAACTTCCAACAAATAAAAGCAGGTACTAATAGTTTTGATCCTAAGAACAAGATAGGCCAAGGAGGTTTCGGGGATGTCTACAAG GGTGTGCTACGAAATGGGACTATAGTAGCTGTAAAAAAGCTTTCAGCAAAGTCCAAACAAGGAGCCAAGGAATTTATAAATGAAATTGGTACTAGTTATGCTTTGCAACACCCAAATCTCATAAGGCTATTGGGATGTTGTGCTGAACAAAGCGAACTTCTAATTGTCTATGAGTACATGGAAAATAATTCTCTTGAGCAGGCATTATTTGGTAAACAAGACATTTTCTTT GTTCCGCAGAAGTCAAATCTAGACTAA